The Bernardetia sp. ABR2-2B DNA window ACTCATGGCGCAATTGGAAGTACCATGCAAAGCCGACAAGTTCATGAACATACATTTCCAAAAAGTAGAATTGCTTGGGCAAATTGGAAACAAATTATTACTAGAAACTATCAACACGGTTTTAAAGCTGTTGATAATCCATTTATTGCTCGTCTGCGTTTGCGTTCTTTATACCAAAATTATAGATTACAAAATCCTATTTCTTGTCTCATTTCATATAGAAACACAAAAAAATATATGGCAAAAGGTAATCAATGGATAGAAATGCAAGGAAACTATGTCTTAGGTTGGGAGCTTCCAAAACAACACAAAGAACTCAAAAGAATGCTTCGTAAAAAAGAATGGAATAGTGTACAAGTAGATTTCCAGACTGTTCATGTGCATCACGAGGAAACTTCTCATAAAGAACCTTTGCTTGTAGAAGATGTTTCTAAACCGATTATGGAAATTGATAATTCGAATATTTACGAAATAGAATTATCGTATGCCAATGGTGAAATACTTTATTTGAGTGCCTACGATTGGCAATGGGAAAAAGAACTTTTGCCTTTAGTTCGTTGGCTGACTTTATAACAAATTTAGAAGTTAGATTTTAGAATTGAAATTTAAAAAAGCAAAACCGTTTTCAAAATAATTCTGAAAACGGTTTTTTGATATAAGTAAATGCACTGATTGATGTTAAGCAAATTGTTTTCTTAAATAAACGTGAACTCGGTATTATATTTTTCAATTTTTACTCCTTTAGGAGTTATATATTTATTTCTCCACGTCAAAGATTTATATGTAGTTCCTACGGAACAATTTGATTTTAATCGTCTATTTTCTACCAACATATAGTTCCGATGGAACAAAATACAAAAAAATAGTGTGTAAACAGTTGATTTATAGTTTGTTAAAAGCCGAGTTCACGTTAAATAAACGAAACCCACAACGGCTTTAGCCCTCAGCGAAGCTAATTTTAATCGTAGGAAAAAAAGTAGCACGTTCTGTTTTCCAATAACTAAAGTTATGAGTTTCGTTTTTTGACTTTATAAAAACACTAAAAATCTAATCCAGGGAAATAAGCTGCTTCTCCTAATTCTTCTTCAATTCTTAGAAGTTGATTATATTTTGCCATACGGTCAGAGCGAGAAGCCGAACCTGTTTTGATTTGTCCTGTATTGAGTGCAACTGCCAAATCTGCAATAGTATGGTCTTCTGTTTCGCCACTTCTGTGCGACATAACAGTTTTGTATTCGTTTCTATGAGCAAGATTTACAGTATTTATTGTTTCTGTAAGTGTTCCAATTTGATTTACTTTTATCAAAACAGAATTTGCAACTTGCTTTTCAATTCCTTCCTGTACTCGTTTTACATTCGTTACAAAAAGGTCATCGCCAACTAATTGAACTCTATCTCCAACCAATTGTGTAAGTTTTTGCCAACCGTTCCAGTCATCTTCATCCATTCCATCCTCAATTGATAAAATAGGGTATTGCTTACACCAATCTGCCCAATATTCAGCCATTTGGTCAGATGTGAGTTTGTCGCCAGTTGATTTATGGAAGTGATATACTTTTTCTTTTGCATCATAAAATTCTGAACTGGCAGCATCAAGAGCAATAAAAACATCTTGTCCAGCTTTATAACCTGCTGCTTCAATGGCTTGTAAGACTACTTCAATAGCTTCTACATTCGAACGAAGATTTGGCGCAAAACCACCCTCGTCGCCTACGTTAGTAGAAAGTCCATTTTTCTTCAAGACAGTTTTTAAGTGATGAAAAATTTCTGTTCCCATTCTCAACGAATCTGAAAAACGCTTTGCTCCAACAGGCATAATCATAAACTCTTGAAAGTCAATAGCGTTATCGGCATGTGAACCTCCATTCAAAATATTCATCATTGGCAAAGGAAGTGTATTTGCATTTACGCCACCTATATAACGATACAAAGGAAGATTTGCTTCTTTTGCAGCAGCCTTTGAAAGAGCCAAAGAAATACCGAGCATTGCATTTGCGCCTAACTTTGATTTGTTTGGTGTTCCATCAATTTCCAGCATTAATTTATCAACAGTATTTTGGTCAAAAACTGAAAAACCAATTAGTTCGGGTGCAATAATTTCATTTACATGTTTTACAGCTTGTAGAACTCCCTTTCCTAAAAATGCAGATGAATCATTATCTCTAAGTTCGACAGCTTCGTGTTTTCCTGTTGATGCGCCAGAGGGAACGGCTGCACGTCCCATATTTCCTTTTGAAGTATGCAAATCTACTTCAATAGTTGGGTTTCCTCTTGAATCTAAAATCTGACGTGCGTGAATATGCTGAATTTGAGCCATAGATTAAAATATTTTCGAATGAGTATAAAGTAAAGATTAGAAATCTTTTTTTTAAATGATATGACAAAGGTAGTTTTTTCATTTGAAAAATGACAAATCTAAGCTTAAATCTATTTTAATAGCATTGAAGAAAGTATAGTGATAGTCAAAATATAAAATTAAATTTACACTTATTTGCTTTGATGGTAGGTTAATCACATATAATTTGGACATTTTTTTGGTTTTTAGCTGCTTGATATCGAAATTTTGATATACGTAGAAACAGCGATATTACGCAGCTACGCAGCTTTTGATGGGAGAAGAACTATTTTTTCTAATACTACGCTACTCTGTAGCTAAACTTCCTTGAATAAATGTAAAAACCCTCATTTTTTGGTGCAATTAACCTATTTGATGGTGTAATTTTCCGTATTCTTTAAAAAATATTGCTACAACTTTATGATAAACCTAGAAACACTAAAAAAAGAAAATCTAATCCTCCTAGAAGCACTTGCAGGAAGCAAAGCCTACGGAACAGATTTACCCACTTCGGACACAGATATAAAAGGGATTTTTATTCTACCCAAAGAAAAATTTTATGCTTTAGAGTATGTTCCACAAGTGAGCGATGAGAAAAACGATATTGTTTTTTATGAAATAAAGCGTTTTATAGAACTTTTATCAAAAAATAATCCGTCTGCGATTGAGATTTTTCATACTGCAAAAGAAGATATTTTTCACAAAAATCCGATTCTTGACCTTATAAAGTCGGAAGATATTTTATCAAAAATGTGTAGAGATACCTTTGCAGGTTATGCCCTTACACAAATCAAAAAAGCAAAAGGATTAAAGAAGAAAATTTTTAATCCAATGCCGAAAGAACGAAAAAAGGTATTAGATTTTTGTTATATTTTAGATAATCAAGCAAACGGAAAGGGGAGTATTTCTCTTCAAAAATGGCTCAAAACAAACGATTACAAACAAGAGAATTGTGGACTTTCATCAATAAATCATATCAAAAATACATATTTACTTTTTTATCATAATCAAAAAACGGATTTTTATTATAAAGGAATTTTGAAAAACATCGATTCGAACGAAGTTAGTTTGAGTAGTATTCCGAAAGGAGAAAAACCGATTGCTTATTTATATTTCAATAAAGAAGGTTATGCAGCCCATTGCAAAGAATACAAACAATATTGGGAGTGGGTAGAAAAGCGAAACGATACACGCTATGAAAATACACTTGAACACGGAAAAAATTACGATGCAAAAAATATGATGCACACCTTTCGTCTTTTAGATATGGCGATTGAGATTTTAGAACAAAAAAAAGTGTTTGTAAAACGCCCTAATAGAGAAGAGTTATTAAAAATACGAAGTGGTTTTTTTACGTATGAAGAGTTACTAAAAAAAGCCGATAAAAAAATAGAAATTCTAGAGAAAGCCTATCAAAATTCTACTTTACCAGAGTATCCAAATGTCGAAAATTTAGAAAAAACTTTGATTGAAATCAGAAGCAAATTTTATTCAAAGTAAATTATTCTTCATTCTCTTTTGTACCCTATTTATTTTATCTGTAATTTGTAAAAAACTACCTATTAAACAGATTAACGGTTTATTTCTTCTATGTCCAACTTCAATAACGTTTTTATTTCTTACGGTAGAGCCGAATCAAAAGCCTTTGCTACAAAATTACATGATGATTTATGTGAACGAGGATATAATGTTTGGTTTGACCAAAATGACATTCCATTAGGTGTAGATTTTCAGCATCAAATTGACGAAGGAATAGAAAAAGCAGATACTTTTATTTTTATTATTGCACCTCATGCTGTAAAATCAGTCTATTGTAGAAAGGAAATTGATTTGGCTGTAAAGAGAGGAAAACGCATTGTTCCTATTCTTCAAATTGAACCAACAACGAAAGAAGTTTGGGATAAGCTCCACCCAGCTATCGGAAAGATAAATTGGGTCTATATGCGCCAAGAGTGGCAAAAAGATATTCCACAAGAAAACTACAAGCAACTTGATGACTATGAACCTGCCTTTGAAGGACTTTGGAGTCTTTTAGAAAGTCATAAAGAATACGTAAGAACACACACAGAAATTTTAGCTAAAGCTCTCAACTGGGAAAGTCATAATAAAGATTCTCATTTGCTTTTAGTAGGAAAGGAAAGACAAGAAGCTGAAAAGTGGCTTTTGAAAGAATTTGCAACTGAGCAATCGCCTTGTTTGCCCTCTGATTTGCATACTGATTTTTTATGTGAATCAAGAAAAAATGCTGAAAATCTTCTCACAGACTGTTTTATTTCCTACTCCTCACAAGATAAAGAAGAGCGAGAAGCTGTTCGTTTGGCTTTAGCAAGGCATTTAATTACAACTTGGACACACAACCGAGATATTGTAAAAGGAGAGGAATTTGATAAAGCTATAGAAAGAGGAATTGAAGGAGCTGATAATTTTCTGTTTTTTATTACGAAAGATTCTATTATTTCAGAGTATTGTCTTTTTGAGTTGGAATATGCTAAAAAGCTAAATAAACGAATTATTCCATTGCTGATTGAAGAAGTTTCTGCAAAAGAATTCCCAACACAAATCAAGAATCTGCAGTATATCAATTTTACAGATAATGTAATTACTGAAGTTACTTCCAAAAACGAAAAGACTGATTTTGAGAAAGACATCGATACTTTAGTAGAAGAAATAAACCGAAATAGAGAACATTACAAAAAGCACAAAGTATTTCTTACTAATGCTTTGAAGTGGGAAAGGCAAAATAATAATGCCTCTGTTTTATTACGTGGACATAAATTAGATGAAGCAAAAGTCTGGCTCAAACGAGGACAAAAATTAAGCAAACATCAGCCACTGCCTTTGCACGAAAATTTCATTTTAGAAAGTGAAGCTAAAAGTGGAAATTTAGAAACAGAGATTTTTGTTTCCTATTCTCGTACAGATAGTGATTTTGCTAGAAAGCTAAATGAAGAATTACAATTCAATGGCAAAACAACGTGGTTTGACCAAGAAAGTATTG harbors:
- the eno gene encoding phosphopyruvate hydratase is translated as MAQIQHIHARQILDSRGNPTIEVDLHTSKGNMGRAAVPSGASTGKHEAVELRDNDSSAFLGKGVLQAVKHVNEIIAPELIGFSVFDQNTVDKLMLEIDGTPNKSKLGANAMLGISLALSKAAAKEANLPLYRYIGGVNANTLPLPMMNILNGGSHADNAIDFQEFMIMPVGAKRFSDSLRMGTEIFHHLKTVLKKNGLSTNVGDEGGFAPNLRSNVEAIEVVLQAIEAAGYKAGQDVFIALDAASSEFYDAKEKVYHFHKSTGDKLTSDQMAEYWADWCKQYPILSIEDGMDEDDWNGWQKLTQLVGDRVQLVGDDLFVTNVKRVQEGIEKQVANSVLIKVNQIGTLTETINTVNLAHRNEYKTVMSHRSGETEDHTIADLAVALNTGQIKTGSASRSDRMAKYNQLLRIEEELGEAAYFPGLDF
- a CDS encoding nucleotidyltransferase domain-containing protein; amino-acid sequence: MINLETLKKENLILLEALAGSKAYGTDLPTSDTDIKGIFILPKEKFYALEYVPQVSDEKNDIVFYEIKRFIELLSKNNPSAIEIFHTAKEDIFHKNPILDLIKSEDILSKMCRDTFAGYALTQIKKAKGLKKKIFNPMPKERKKVLDFCYILDNQANGKGSISLQKWLKTNDYKQENCGLSSINHIKNTYLLFYHNQKTDFYYKGILKNIDSNEVSLSSIPKGEKPIAYLYFNKEGYAAHCKEYKQYWEWVEKRNDTRYENTLEHGKNYDAKNMMHTFRLLDMAIEILEQKKVFVKRPNREELLKIRSGFFTYEELLKKADKKIEILEKAYQNSTLPEYPNVENLEKTLIEIRSKFYSK